In Cinclus cinclus chromosome 1, bCinCin1.1, whole genome shotgun sequence, the sequence GGCTCCTGCCCACCCCATCTGATCCATCTCATTCCCCTAGGAAAGAGTGgccagagaagaggaggctgcCCCACACCATCCAGGCAATCCTCAGGAATCCTCAGAAATTGCTTCCTTTGGGTTTCTCAGCCACTTGGGGATCCTGAACAGTTCACAAAGTACTCTGATAATGAAGAATCAACTTCCACACCAGTAAATCAGTCAAATACTTGGCATTTTCCCACCATCAACATTCCCATGCCAAGAAACTCCTCCCAGTCCACGCCCAGGAGACAAAGTTGGACGTTTTGGGGATGGGAAGGGTGCCACAAGCATGCCATGCCACGTGTCCTTGCAGCTGGGGGAcatcccctgccctgtgctgtttACCTGCCTGGATAGAGCCTCTCCCTGTAGGATTTAACCTCGGGATCTTTCACGTTTGATTATTCCCATTCCTGCCAAATTTAGGGTGGAGTATTTGGGGTGGAAGGTGACACGATCTGTGGGGACACTGATGGGACAGTCTCCAacccagctgcctcctgctgcagagaagaggaaaaaccaTTTCAGGAATGCCTGGGAGATGTGGAACACCACTCCTGCTGGTCTCCTTGGAAGCAGGACTGCATCCAGGGGAAGCTCTGTGTTTCTGCCACCACCTGGGAGTATTTTGGGGAGTGAAATGTGTTTAAATGTGGAAAACCACCAGGCTTTGCTTCCTCTGAACCCGTCAGCCCCCGAGCAGGTAGCAAACCTCAGGAAGAGCATCTGTCTGCAGATAATCCAACCCTGCAGCAAGGACCGTGTGTCCAGGAAAAGCTTTGAATTATAATCATAAGAATAagattaacattttttttactaaaagaggagagatttggATCAGATATTGTGAAGAAATTTCTCACTatgaaggtggtgaggccctggaatggaattcccagagaggctgtggcttCCTCATCCcttgaagtgttcaaggccaggttggatggggtctGGAGAAGCCTGGGATagttgaaggtgtccctgcccatggcagggaatagaaagggatgagttttaaggtcccttccaattcaaaccattctgggattccctgGGGTTTTTCTGCTGTAGGGAGGGAGTAAAGCACCACCTCCCTTACTCCCTGCTGACAATCCACCTGGGAGCTGGCTGATGAGCAGACAAGCCAGTTTCCCAATTTTCCAGTGTGGAGCTGATCCCTGAGCTCCTCCTTGCTGTCCCGTGTGCTGTGGCAGACCTGTGACAGTGCTGGGGAgtgggcagctgctggagggggAAGCAGATCAATGGAGCTTTCCCAGGTTTAATGAGGACACAGGGCTCTGCATCCCATCCTGGAACCCGCCTCACTCCAGGGACCAAATCCTGGTCTCAGAGCTCCTCTGTTTATACCATCAGGACCCTCCAAGTTGAACAAGGGGTCCTTGATCCCACCAGACCTGCTGGGCAACCTCAACCCATGTGAGACCTGTCACCCTGTGACCAAATCAGGCAGTGGCCAAGTGGCCCTGAGCAATGGCCACACCCTCATCTTCGCCTCTTTGTCTCTACTGAGCTCCTTTGTGAAGGGGAGGAGGGCTGGGATGTCTTTCTGCACTGTTTGCAGGCCTGGTTCCTAAGAGAACTCCCAACAAAAGCTTTCCAGTGAGTCAAGGAACAGCATTTCTGGAGGAGGGAGCGAcgtgggagcagccccagccttgACACAACAGGTTGTGGGAAGGAGGAGTGTTCCCAGCAGTTGGAGCAGCATGGAGCTGCCCACTGTGGGTGGGAACCTGACCCTCCTGATCCTGCTCTAAGGTCATCCCTGGATGAAACATTCCCAAGGGACTGAGATCCAAAGAGTCCTAAGGTCACCTGGAGTTATCTCCATTTTTATCACATGAGTCAGACACCGAGTGACTCTTCCAGAGGTCAGACACAGGGACCTGGTGGAAAAGCTTGGTTTGAAGTCCCACCTGGACCACCCTCTCCCAAAAAAAACTGGGAGAACTTCTTCCCTGCTCCACTTCCCTGGAATTGCTGAAGGAATCAGGTTGAAGACAGAGTGAAAGCTCAGAGAAGTGGAATTTCCATTCTTAGTCAAAGTGCTGGCCCGATGTTTCGGCTGCAACCATTCCTGGAGGGAGCCAGTGGAATTTCAAGTGGCAGGAAGCTGCACTAGGAGTCACTGGAAAGAGGGAATGCATAGGAAAATCAGGAATAGTCACCCAGAATGGGGCAAAAAGGCGcagccccatccaatctgatTCCCTCTACTCCCAAAACTCCATGGGtgacatgaagaaaataaagttccCTTCATGCTGTCAGGCCCATCTCAACAATCTTGGGGATCCCCAAGAGTGGGACAGTGGGTCACACCCCTTTCCAAGATGCCCAAGCTCTGGATTAAAACTTTGCAGGGCTTTGGGATTCGGATGGAAACGCCCCCTGTTCTAGCACAGGGTGCTCCAGAATTATCCCGGAGTTGAAAACAAGGCACATCCCAGACTACCGATGGCGTGGGAGCGAGCAGTCACTGGAGAATGGCCAGGACCTGCTGTCGGCTCGCTTGGAATCAGCAGGATGGACCCACAGCCTGGatggatccatccctgggctgCTTCCAGCCCAGCCGGCTCATCCCTCACAAGGTTGCTCGCTTTTTGTTCCCTGGAAATTGCTCCAGGACCAGCGGCTCTCCATGGGCTGGTGGCATTCCATGGCCCGggacagagccagcagctccctctcGTGGGCTTTGTCTGGCTCTTCATGCTGGAAAGCAGCCAGAATTTCCTCAGagagtgttttggtttttttttttttaattattatgtCTCCCCCTCCCGaaattcagaatatttattAGTGCCCCAGACATGGAAATTTTATGGAAAAGTGCCAACTTTCATCAAGTTCCACCTCGAAGGGGAGTGGGCTTTTTATAGTTTTgccaccttttctttttttaattgtttttgttttcctcactcAGTCTGGGATTCAAAACCACTCATTTAGGCATGGAAAGAGTTGATCCTTTGGATTCATTTGCCCAGGGCCTCTGGAATGATTTGGGGGTCCCCATGGAGCCATTCAGGTGCTGTCCTGGCAGACATAGGCTGAGGCACCCAGCATTTAGATAAGGCCAGGACACGAATCCCCAAAAGTTATTTCAGTTTGGAATGCTGGAAATCCAGTGTGTTTCATGATgccaaatgtttaaaaaaaggagaattaaaaattttaaggacccttttttgtttgtttgtttgtttgtttgttttgggggggagggTTGTTTCACTCCATCTTGACCCCAAACAGCTCCAGAGATTTCAGCTTCCACCTTTTTGTTTGGAAAACTCCCCGTTTCCCCAGAAAAGCTGGAATTTCCCCCAAAGCTGTATTTCCTGCACCTTTTCCACCCAAACTCCCAGCAGGAAAGTGTCACGAGCTCAGGGATGCATTTGTCCATCCCTGGtacctgctgggagcagctggtcACTTCTCCCCTCTCCATATTCCCTGTTTTTGTGATCCAGCCCGTCACTCCAGAACCCCAGTGATGCTGGTCACCCCTCAAACCAATCAAACCCGTTCCCTGAACCCTACAAAGAGTTAGGAAACAGCTCTGGGGTTGCTGTGCCTCGGGGaggaggtttggggttttcctgcCTGGCCCAACACTCATCTCTCGGTGGGGGTGGCAGGGGGACAGTGGGGTGGCCACTGGTCACATGTCCCCATCTGATGTCCCCTCTTCCATGAATCCCTGCCTTGGGAATTCCTCTTTTTCAAGGTTTGATGGCTCTATCCCGTTCCCCACTCCCTCCCAGCACTCCTCAGCCTCACCCACACACATGGATTGGCACAGAGATAAATTTCTCCATAGGATTTAGGTGTTGGTGGCTCTGATAGCAGAGATGAAGGGTGACAACTGTCCTGGACCTGAAGGAACCACGTCACAGCTCCAACCAACGCATCCCTGAGGTGTTTAAACTGATTATTATCCACAGCCAGGCATTTATTATTCCTTTTGGAGTTGTTGTTCCATCTCAATTCCACGTGATCatgccagctccagctgctaAAAGGGCTCTGTGTTTGTTTCATGCTACCTCTTCCAGTGCCATGCTCAGGGAATTTTTCCTCCAAGGAGCTTTTTCCATGCCTTGGAGGACAATATCTCCCCCTTCCCTCTGTCACCATGTTGAACAGGTTGGGTATTCCCTCCCCAGATTCCTGCAATAACACCAGGATCAGCCCCTGGAGCACCCTCAACTCTGTCCAAGTCTTTGGATGGGGTCAGAGAAGCTCAGAGCAGTCTGGAATAAGGAGGAAAAGTTTTGAACAACCCTTTTTTTGTTTAGGATCCTCCAAACACCTTCCCAATCCAAGGGGTGGGTGTTGCCTTGCACGACACATCTCAGGATAATTTTCTGGGCAGCCTCATCCGTGTATTAATGATTCCCATCTCTCCGTGGTCCCAACTGGCCCTAATTCCTGGTCAAAATTATGGGTTGGGATCACACCCACCTTTCCTTCCTGCACATCTCAGATGTCTTGGAGAGGAATAATTACCACCAGGGTTGATTGGCAGTGCAGGAGGAGGGATTTCCATATCCTTGAGCTGCTTTGGTAATTACAggatcatggaatgggttgggttgggttgagttggaagggaccttcaagatcatcaagtgccaacccctgccatggacagggacaccttccacggtcccaggttgctccaacccccatccaacctggccttggacacttccaaggatggggcagccacagcttccctagAAAATCTATTCCAGTGCTTCACGCCCTTTCCaataaagattttctttccaatatcccatctaaacatcctctctttattttttatattataaaaaaataatcctttgcTCTTCAACCATGCCCAGGatgatttattttccctttctattATCTATGGATACAAGGAAGTTTTtctgcagcaaaggcacagcAAATCAAGCAAAAAACCCAGACAGTTTTGctttaaagcagcaaaaaaaattcccgactgtgttttcctgcaggctgggagagcCTCTGTCTCCACGACTGCAGGAAGAATAAATCCAAcccaataaaatattaattattagaGTCTGTCCAACTGGGATTCCTCAGTGCTTTCACAGAGTGGAAAAATTCTGGCAcgcagcagaaaaaaaccacacaaatccctttctgtttttgttgttgtttgttgtttttatgaGGAAATATTGTGTGATGAGTAAATTAAGAGTTTTGGgctgaggggaagggagggggctTTAGGGtgggaaataaaaattcctgaagaGGGTTAGGAAGAGATTGTAAATAAAAGGAAGAGGTTCCTTCGCATGATaggaggggagaaggaaagcaggagTTGATTAATAAAAGAGACACACCGCTGAAAATTCCCTGTTCTGCAGAACTTGGGAAGAAATCCTGCAgcctgagcagccccaggctccagcctgaggcagccctgctcagcacagctcaaagCCCCTTTTGTCCCTGTTGTTTACCAGGCTTGGGTTGGAAGCACAACACAGAGCATCATCCCTTGGCTGAGGAATGTTTTGCAGATTTGGGAGCTTTGACTGCAGTTAAAGCATTCCCATGATTTTTCCAGAGCAAAATTCCTTCAAAAAGTGTTGTTTAGGAGAAGGGAGAGGCACTCAGAGCACACATATGGCAATGAAAAACCTCTGTTGTCTTGTCATTGTTTAGTTTTCCAGCCCCTTTTTACACTCATTTCTCTGCATCCTCTGGAAACATCTCTATCAAATATTTGGCCTCTCTGGAATCTCTGTTTTCCCTATAAACCTCTCCAAGTTTCCTCAACAGCTCAGCCCAAATGCTGGAAATGCTTTTCATGAGGGGAAGTGAGGAGGCACCAATTTCTTCCCTCTGGTGCCTGGGACACAAATGGAGATGTGTCAGGGAAAGTCAAGCTGGattttaggaaaaggttcttcatcCAGAGGGTCTTTGAACTCTGGAACtcctcagggaagtggtcagagcaccaaacctgacagagttcCAGGAGTGCTTGGGAAAaactctcaggcacagggtgggattgttggggttgtcctgtgcaggaccaggagttggactttgatgatctttgtggatcccttccagctcaggatattccatgattacCCTGCTGTTGCTTTGGATGATATCTGAGGAAAAAGTGAACTAATGGATTGCTGGAAGACACAATTCCAAGCAGTAGGAATTGTGaatccagggagctgctggccctgggtgAGGTCGCGTGACTCCAACAAGAGCAAAGCAAGGTGAAGGAAGGGattcccagggatgctggaagTATAGGTGGGGACAGATGTGCAGATAAGAGGAGTTGTTACTTTTGCCCAGATGATTCCACTCTGTGGCCCCAACTTCACCCAAAATAGGATAAAATTCCATGAGAAACCTCTCTGGACATTctggaagtgcagaaggagCATCTCCCTCCCAAAGCTGTAGGACAGAGCATGAAAAGACAGACATTGAGGGGGCTGGAGAGTGTCCAGATGACAGGAactgagctggggaagggtctggagcaccaggagcagctgagggagctgggaccTAGAGAAAAGGGTGCTCAGGGGAACCTTCTGCCTCTCCAAAACTCCCTGGAAAGAGGGTGCAGCCAGGGgtgggtcaggctctgctcccagggaacaaaggacaggatgagaggaaacagcctcaagttgtaccagggaaggttcaggttggacatcagggagaatttcttcacagaaagggtggtcaggcattggaaggggctgcccagggtggtGATAGAGTCCCCAGCCCCAGAGACATCCAAGGAAAACCTGGATGTGGCGCTCAGAGCTCTGGTGGGGATGCTAGAGCtcagggttgagaagaaaatgaaaagaaggtTGGGAGACACCACAGGACAAGACAATGATAACAATACTTTATCTATTCCTCATTTGGTGTCCACACCCTCCTGGGGGAATCTGGCCAAGCTCTTCAGTCCTTCAGGATCCATTTTCTGCCAGCACCActgggcagctggagaaggCCATGGAATGGGACTCCCTAGCTCCTCATGGACGAGCCAGCCGGGGCCCTGGGCACGCACTCAGGTTGCACAGGAAGCTTTGGCAGCAGTAGGAGGTGTAGGTGGCCAGGCCCAGGAGGAAGTTGTGGTGTGGGCAGGTGCTGGAGCACTTCTTGGTGATCCTCTTCCAAAGGGACAAAAAGCCTGGCCCAAAGAAGGGAGAGAGTGGGATTAGCAACGGGGTTTGTTGAGCCATCCTTGTGCAGGATGCAGTTGGGTTGATGAGTCCCTTTGTCCTCCCACAGACACAGACATCAGCATGAGACCCATCCTGGTCCCACCACAGCCCAGGAATTGTTGGTGACCTCCTACTCAAGGAATTCCATATCCATGCTGGGTATCCAGCACTTCCCAGCATGGATCCTCATATCAAGAGTTTTTCAGGTGTACAGTGGCAACATTCATTCCTGGATTTAAATCACATTTCCAGGCTTCTCCGTTTGGGGGAAGTAATTCTGTTTCCTCTATATCTGGCTTGGATCAGAAATAGTGTGGCCAGAAGGACCAGGGAAGtgattttccccctttcctgtCACTGGTGAGGGCACACCTCAAATCTTGGGATCAGTTTTTGGACCCTCACAGCAACAAAGAAATTGAGGAGCTGGaccatgtccagagaagggaatggagctaaggaagggtctggagcacgaagagcagctgagggagctgggaaaggggctcagcctggagaaaaggaggctcagggggaaccttCTGGCTCTGTACAACTCCCTGAGGGTGCAACCAATTTGGgttcaggctctgctcccagggaacaaggaaTCAAGGTTCAAATGTATTTATTCTCCCTCTGAAGgatccttctttttctctcaatgTCCCCTGATTTTCCATGCAGGAATAAAACAACAGCTGAAGAGGAAAATCTCAGTGTGTGTGATGGGGAGGAGAATTCCAAACCttcagcactgccaggctgtgTTAGGGAAGGGTTCCACCTCCCACTTGtgcttcccaaaaatccctcacCCCATCACAGATTCAGCCCAGACttccaatcccattcccaagtCCCCACGAGGGGATCCAGAGCCAGCACCTACCAATTCCTACGGAGGCCACGTTGGTGACACAGTACTCATCCTTGTCCGAGCACTTCTCCGCCTTCAGGCAGCTCCAGTTGCTTTGTTCCCAGTTGCAGGTGTAGCAGTACAGGGCATTTGCTGCAAGAAGAGACACAAAACTGGGAAGAGGGAGATGGAACCATCCTGGATTGTGCCAGCAATAGTgaggccagcaggaccagggcagggattgtccctctgtgctgggcactggtgaggccacacctcaaatcctgtgtccagttttgtCCCCTCatgacaagaaagacattgtggggctggagcgtgtccagagaagggaacagagctggagaagggtctggagcaccaggagtggctgagggagctgggaattggctcagcctggagaaaaggaggctccaGAGGGAGCCTTCTGGCTTTCCAAAACTCCCTGAAACAAGTGACAGGATAATAGCAAACAGCCTCAAACTgtaccaggggaggttcaggttggacatcagaaggaatttcttcatggaaagggtggtcaggcatcAGAAggggttgcccagggaggtagaatggagtccccatccctggaggtgtccaaggaatgccTGGACAtagcactcagagctctggtgGTGATCAGAGGTTGGACTTGAGGATCCTGGaggccttttccagcctaaatgattctgggattctgtgcaATGCCAGCAGCAAAAATTATCCCCTACTTTTCATGGAATCTCAAATACACAAGGTGCAGGTTTGATAAATGCCATGGAGCTGAAAGACCCAATCCACTCttccagtgccacatccagcctggccctggacacttccagggatggggcagccacagcttctctgggtaacctgtgccagggcctcaccacccccacagggaagaatttttcccatatatccaacctaaatttcccctGCTTCAATTTGATAGGCCAAGGGCACCAAGTTTGAGGTGATgcttggagcagggaagggcagggactCCTGAAAGAGTTTCCAAGGATGTCCCAACGCACCTGGAATCACTTTTTATGCTTGCTGGGGACTATTAACCTGCAGCCTAATTAGGCAGAAAGCACTGGCAGATGA encodes:
- the LOC134050952 gene encoding lymphocyte antigen 6E-like, which codes for MKFSLLAVLALVLFAAQANALYCYTCNWEQSNWSCLKAEKCSDKDEYCVTNVASVGIGFLSLWKRITKKCSSTCPHHNFLLGLATYTSYCCQSFLCNLSACPGPRLARP